The following proteins come from a genomic window of Gossypium raimondii isolate GPD5lz chromosome 5, ASM2569854v1, whole genome shotgun sequence:
- the LOC105768311 gene encoding calcium-binding protein PBP1, which translates to MKLTILIVLSSMVIHSFQEKEPSLYKSPSLSSSPLLHQPKPSPISVLFSSLLMEVVVDFEDYFPSMVESMGAEGFIMELCNGFRLLMDVERGLITFESLKRNSVVLGLNDLRDDEIVGMLSEGDLDGDGALNQVEFCILMFRLSPGLMYNNASKHWVDEYI; encoded by the coding sequence ATGAAGCTCACTATTTTAATTGTATTGTCTTCAATGGTCATTCACTCTTTCCAAGAAAAAGAACCCTCCTTATATAAATCCCCCTCTTTATCTTCTTCACCTTTATTACACCAACCAAAACCAAGCCCTATCTCAGTGTTATTCTCTTCTCTTCTTATGGAAGTGGTGGTGGATTTCGAGGACTACTTTCCATCGATGGTGGAGAGTATGGGTGCAGAAGGGTTCATAATGGAGTTGTGCAATGGGTTCAGGCTGCTGATGGACGTTGAAAGGGGGTTGATCACGTTCGAGAGCTTGAAGAGGAACAGTGTGGTGTTGGGGTTGAACGACTTGAGAGATGATGAGATCGTGGGTATGTTGAGTGAAGGGGATTTGGATGGCGATGGGGCTTTGAACCAGGTTGAGTTCTGTATTCTCATGTTTAGGTTAAGCCCAGGGTTAATGTACAACAATGCCTCTAAGCACTGGgttgatgaatatatatga